A genome region from Brassica oleracea var. oleracea cultivar TO1000 chromosome C2, BOL, whole genome shotgun sequence includes the following:
- the LOC106325334 gene encoding gibberellin 2-beta-dioxygenase 1-like codes for MAVLSKPAAEPKFGFSPIPVIDISDPESKQAIVKACEDFGFFKVINHGVSSELVSVLEQEAVKFFSLPKSEKTQLAGYPFGYGSREIGRNGDVGWVEYLLMNANLDFGSVPFPGIFRNALSEYTTSVKKMTCHVLEMITDGLGIKQRDTLSKLVSDSNTDSMFRLNHYPPCPLINKNTNGGKNVIGFGEHTDPQIISVLRSNNTSGLQICLTDTSWISVPSDPSSFFFNVCDSLQVLTNGRFKSVKHRVLANSRKSRVSMIYFAGPSLTQRIAPLTCLIDNEEESLYEEFTWSEYKNSADNSRLSDNRLQQFKKEPVNDS; via the exons ATGGCAGTCTTGTCTAAACCAGCAGCAGAACCAAAATTCGGGTTTTCTCCAATCCCGGTTATAGATATCTCTGACCCAGAATCCAAACAGGCCATCGTCAAAGCCTGTGAAGACTTTGGGTTCTTCAAGGTGATCAACCATGGCGTTTCCTCTGAACTAGTCTCTGTTTTGGAACAAGAGGCCGTCAAGTTCTTCTCATTGCCCAAGTCCGAGAAAACTCAACTCGCAGGTTATCCGTTTGGATATGGGAGCAGAGAGATTGGTCGGAATGGTGACGTGGGTTGGGTTGAGTACTTGCTGATGAATGCTAATCTTGACTTTGGTTCGGTTCCATTCCCAGGAATCTTCAG AAACGCATTGTCAGAGTACACAACATCAGTAAAGAAAATGACATGCCATGTTTTGGAGATGATTACTGATGGGTTAGGGATCAAACAGAGGGACACACTTAGCAAGCTTGTGTCTGATTCAAACACTGATTCGATGTTCAGACTTAATCACTATCCACCATGCCCTCTTATCAACAAAAACACCAATGGTGGCAAGAATGTGATCGGTTTTGGCGAGCACACAGATCCTCAGATCATCTCTGTCTTAAGATCTAACAACACTTCTGGTCTACAAATCTGTCTTACTGACACCTCCTGGATCTCTGTCCCTTCTGATCCTTCCTCCTTCTTCTTTAACGTCTGTGACTCTCTCCAG GTGTTGACAAATGGGAGGTTCAAGAGCGTGAAGCATAGAGTTTTAGCAAACAGCAGGAAATCTAGGGTTTCCATGATTTACTTCGCTGGACCTTCGTTGACTCAGAGAATTGCTCCGTTGACTTGTCTTATAGACAATGAAGAAGAGAGTTTGTACGAAGAGTTCACTTGGTCTGAGTATAAAAACTCTGCCGACAACTCTAGATTGTCTGATAATAGGCTTCAACAATTCAAAAAGGAACCTGTAAACGATTCTTAA